One stretch of Acidimicrobiales bacterium DNA includes these proteins:
- the folB gene encoding dihydroneopterin aldolase, whose translation MRPDVVELRGLRVLGRHGVLDEERERDQPFEVDLDVETPLAAAGASDDLADTVDYGRLVADVAAVVGGERFGLLERLAERIAEAVLADDRVTGVTVAVRKLRPPVPSDLATAGVRITRRRP comes from the coding sequence GTGAGGCCGGACGTCGTCGAGCTGCGGGGCCTGCGCGTCCTCGGCCGCCACGGGGTGCTCGACGAGGAGCGCGAGCGCGACCAGCCCTTCGAGGTCGACCTCGACGTGGAGACGCCCCTCGCCGCCGCCGGTGCGTCGGACGACCTGGCCGACACCGTCGACTACGGGCGGCTGGTGGCCGACGTCGCCGCCGTGGTGGGCGGCGAGCGGTTCGGTCTCCTGGAGCGGCTGGCCGAGCGCATCGCCGAGGCGGTGCTGGCCGACGACCGGGTCACCGGCGTGACGGTCGCCGTGCGCAAGCTGCGCCCGCCCGTGCCCTCGGACCTGGCGACGGCGGG